AATATTGCTTGTTTCAGGATCGATAGAATAATTATAAGCCGTCTTAAAATCGGTTTTTTCTAAGTTGGTGTAATCAAAAACGGTTTCGCTTAAATCGCAATTGTCAAATAACGAATTTGTTAAATCGACTTCAGTAAAATCGGTTTCTACTAATTGACAATCTTTGAATTTTGTATTTTTAATTTTCAATTGATAAAACGATGCCTGATTCAACCGGCACTTTTCAAACTCAAACTTAATTCCGAATGTGTTACATTCATCAAAACGAACGCCAAGTAAGTTACATTCTTTGAACTTCACTTCTCTGAAAGCCGTTTTTGTGGTTCTTGCCAAACTAAAATTACAACCTGAAAATTCACAATCAATGAAAATAAAATCGTTTAAATTGGCTTGCGAAAAATCACAATTCAGAAACCGGCAGTTTTCATATTCACCTTTTTCTAACGGTTTTTCAGCGGAATTTATTTTCTCAAAGGTTTGGTTTTCGATGTAATTCATATAAGCAGGTTAATTTGTTTTTGTGGATTTCAAATTGTACAGCATTTTTTTCATAATTGGTTACAACATTTATATATCTGTGACAACGTTACGCCAATTTCAAATTTATCTCTTTTTTTACTCCCCAAAAATTCCCCCTTTAGCGGTTAGGGAGCAAGTCTTACCTTATATTCGCAATGCTGATAATATCGGCAAAAACACCTGCAGCAGTAACTCCCGCGCCCGCGCCGTATCCTTTTATTATCATCGGGAATTCATTGTAACGTTCGGTGGTTATCGATACAATGTTGTTACTTCCTTGTAAATCATAGAACGGATGTAAATTGTTTATGGCTTTTAGCCCCACGCTGCATTTTCCTTTATCCATAGTGGCTACAAAACGCCAGCGCATTCCTCCCGCATCCAACTTTTTACGTTTTTCTTCAAATTCTTTATCCAATTCGGTAATATTTTTCCAAAAATCGTCCAAACTGCCTTCAAAGTATTTTTGAGGAATAAATAAATTTTTCCCCACATCATCCTGTTCCACTCTGAAGCCAGCTTCACGAGCCAAAATAACTAATTTTCTTATCACATCTTTACCTGATAAATCAATACGCGGATCGGGTTCGGAAAATCCGGCATCTTTTGCCATTCTGATAGTTTTACTTAACGGAATTTCGCTGCTTATGGTGTTAAAAATGAAGTTTAACGTGCCCGAAACTACTGCTTCCATTTTTAAAATATGGTCGCCGCTGTTGGTTAAGTTATTCATCGTATTGATAATGGGTAATCCGGCGCCTACATTGGTTTCAAAAAGGAATTTTACACCTCGCTGGCGAGAAATATCTTTCAGTTGGGCATATTTTTCATATTCGGACGATGCTGCAATTTTATTGGCAGTAACTACCGAAATGTTTTTTTCGAGCATAGTTTGATAAAGCGCCGCAACTTCTTCACTGGCAGTACAATCTACAAATACGGAGTTAAAAATATTCATTTCCAAAATAGCATCTCGGAGTAATTTTGTAGAAGACTTTTCACCATTCGTTTTCAAATCTTCTATACAGTTTTCCAACTCAATTCCGTGTCTGTTGAGCAGCATTTTTGTGCTTGAAGCAATTCCGGCAATATTAATTTTCAAACCATTTTCAACCATTAATTTTTGTTGTTGCTTTTTAATTTGATTTATTAAATTACTTCCTACAGTTCCTACACCTACAATGAATAAATTCAACACTTTATATTCCGAAAGGAAGAATGAATCGTGGATAACATTTAACGCTTTACGCAGAACGCTTCTATCTGTAACAAAAGAAATATTGGTTTCGGAAGCACCTTGTGCACAGGCAATTACGTTGATACCGTTTCTTCCAAGAGTACCAAAAAGTTTTCCTGCAATGCCCGGCGTACGTTTCATTTTATCGCCTACAATAGCTACGGTTGCCAAATTATCTTCCGAAAAAATTTCGTGTATTTCGCCTTGCTGAATTTCATTCGTAAATTCTTTACGTAAAACTTCCACAGCCAATTTACTGTCAGCTTCGCGTACCCCGATAGAAGTTGAATTTTCGGACGATGCTTGAGAAACCATAAATACGCTGATGCCGTTTTTTGCCAATGCGCGGAAAATTCTATAATTTACCCCGATAACACCTACCATTCCAAGTCCGTGAATGGTAATAAGCGATGTGTCGTTGATAGATGAAATCCCTTTAATGGCTCTGGCATCTTCTTTTCTCACATCTTCCTTTTCACTTGAAATGTAAGTTCCTTTCGCTTCGGGATTAAAAGTGTTTTTAATTTCAACCGGAATATTTTTATGGTAAACAGGAAAAATCGTAGGGGGAAAAATTACTTTTGCTCCAAAGTTACAAAGTTCGGTAGCTTCACTAAAACTCAGCTTTTCAATCACATACGTATTACTAATAACTTTAGGATCGGCAGTCATAAAACCATCTACATCTGTCCATATCTCAAGTTTGGTAGCGTTTAATGTTGCTGCAAGAATCGCAGCTGTGTAATCCGAACCTCCTCGCCCCAAATTGGTAGTGAAACCTGTATTTACATCGGTAGAAATAAATCCGCCACAAACGGAAATTTTAGGGAGTTCAGCAAATGTTTTTTCTATTAATTTATTAGTTACCGGAAAATCAACAATGTGTTTATCAAACTGATTATAGGTTTTGATGTATTCTCTGGAATCAAAATGAACGGCGCCGTCAATTACGTTACTCACAATCAACGAAGAAATAACTTCTCCGTAGCTTACAATGGTATCGTTAATGCGTATGGAAATGTCTTTGATTAAAAAAATTCCACGAAAGATATTGGACAAGTCAGCTAAACATTCTTTTATTTCTCGAATGGCTTTTTCTTTTTTCTCAGCCGGAACCACATCTTCTACCATTTTGAAATGACGCTCGGTCATTTCTGTTAATTCCGCAAGATATTCCGGATTTCCTTCTGAAGCTAATTTTGCTGTTTTATAAAGTTGGTCGGTAACTTTTGATAAAGCTGAAACTACTACTATAACAGGTTCTTGCTGCGATTCTGCAATTTTTTTTACACTTAAAATACCTTCTACCGAACCAACGGAAGTACCGCCAAATTTGATTACTTTCATTTTCCTTTGAATGTTACGAATTTAGCGTGCAATATTAGTCATTTTTCGCCAAATAACGGCAGATTTTCTTTGCTTTTTGATAAAATGTATTGCAATATTCCAAAAAATAGCGTACTTTTGCACCACTTTTGAAATAAGTCTGGTCTCGTAGCTCAGCTGGATAGAGCAACAGCCTTCTAAGCTGTGGGTCGTGGGTTCGAATCCCGCCGGGATCACCTTAAAACAATCCTCTGTAAATCTAATTTACAGAGGATTGTTTTTTATCGGAATATTCTTATTATTTACTTTTCAGAATGATTTTTGATTTATATCCTGCACTTACTTTGTCAAATAAATCAAGTAATGATTGATATTTTTCAGCTTTCCAATAACCGTGATTTAATGTGAATTTTTGATAGATATTGATTTTATTTCCTGATATGTTAACTTTCGAACTGAAACTTCCAAAAGGACAAGTATAATTTACCGGTGAAGGCATTCCTTCTATTTCAAAATTGTCGGGAATTTCCACCAATAATGAATCTTCATTCACATAACCGTTCATTATTTCTATATCGAATATACGTTTGTTTTTCTTTAATTTTTCGTTTGATTTACGCAATGGATTTACCGGAATAAATAATCGGGTTCCGGTTTTATTTCCATAAAGAGGCGTGCTCCAATCAAATAGTACACTTATACTTGGTAAAGCCGATTTATCTTCGGTGTAAGAAACGTTGGAGATATTCGCGGTTGGCAGATTAATAAATTTTCTGGTCAAATCTATTTGTTCCGAATGTTTTAATTTCGTAAAATAGGAATAATCGTCGTATTTTTTTACATAGAAAGTATTTGTGGTTTTTACTTCGGCTTTTCCATCGGCAGACAGTTTTATTTCAGCGATATTTTTATCTACGTTTAATGAGTCCGGATAATCCGGCAAACGCACTAAATTTCCTCCATTTTCGGTTTCTACTAAAGCTTGATGTCCGGCTATTCCGTTATGAATAAAACCAAAAGGAACTTCAGGGTTGGTACATTCGAGCCAAAGTGTTTCGTCTTGTAACGGAACTTGTAGTATGATGTGGTTAAATTGATTGAAATTTGCAAAATCTGTATAAACATTTTTAAGCTCTTCAGACATTCTAATAGTGGTATAATAAGATTTTATTCCTATGCTCTGAAGCATAGCCCGAAGATAGTTTGTCAACCCTTTACAATCGCCAAACCCTACTTTACACACTTCGGCAGCCGGCATCGGCTGGTAACCTCCAATGCCTAAGGATATGTTTTGATAATGAGTGGTTTGTCCCAAATAATCATAAAGAATTTTTACTTTTTCTTTATCTGTTGACGCTCTCGCGGTTAATTCTTTTATTTTGGCTTTTGTAGCATCGGTCAATACCTGTCTCCCATTTAACAGTGAACTTTCCCATTTTCCCATTGAATTCCAATCGGTAATTTCTCCGGCTACATCATCGTAAATAAAATTTTGGGGACGCATATAAACGAGAGGTAAAAAACTGTCAGCATGAGGCATATATGGTTCATCTTCAATGGCTTTAAGATTTTTTACTTTCCAACTATATGAATCCGAATTTTTGTTTGTGCTTTTCTCAAAAGGAGCAATGTTGAAGTTTTTGGAAATAATTTTTGTGTTTTGTGGAACCACCAGCGTATAATTTGCACTTTGCACGGAAATATCTGAACTACGTTGAGGAAAAAAAGGAGGAAAACTCAAAATGCCGTTTTTGAAATCTACCGTATATTCATATACAACAGTGAAAGGATATGAAGACGGTTCGCAGGTGTAGAAATAATTTAAATCATCGCTTGCCAAATATTGTGACCATTGCGTACTTTGAACATCCGATTTTTTTATTTTACTTACCAAATTCCCCATTGCATCATAAATTTTTCCTGAAAAATCGGCTAAAGTTCTGTATTTATCTCCGGGGTAATGAAAATTAGCATACGATTTTCCCCGTTCTTTAAGTACCGTAATAACTTCTTTTTCAGTATAAGTTCCTTTTTTAAGTGTTTCGTATTCAAACTTAATATCGTTTTCGCGTACAACGGCAAAAGCATTTTTAGTTAATGAGTCGGGAATAAGCAAAACATTATAAAGCAATTCAACTTCTTTGCAAAACACAGATAAAGAGGTGATTATAAATATCGAAAATATGAATGTTCTTTTCATACTCAACGTGCTTTAAAGTTTTTTCAAAACAATCATTTCATTGTTTTTGGTCGCCACTTGTCCCCAAAAATCACGTATCATCGGATAATCCGTAGTGGGATATAAAATTTGGTTTAATTCAAATTTATAATTGATTTGTATCATATTTCCCACTTGTCCTATCATATACGTACATTTTCCCTGGTTATCGTTTAGTAAAATCCGGGATGATTTTGGCAATTCCGAAACGGCATAATCTTCCGGTATTTGAATATTGGCATAGTAATTATAAACCTCAGGATAAGGGAATTCAATGGGAAGTTTTCTATCGGATTGAGTAAATTTATTTTCACTTATGTGTGTAAATAACATAGGATTCAAGTAAATAAAATCTCCATTTATTTCAAAATCTTTTGTGAATACCATACGTTCTTGAGATGTGTTGGATAATAAGTCTATTCCGGTTATTTGTAAACTGTCAATTTTCAGATTGTTTTTGGTTTCAAATTTTTCAATGTAATCGGCTGAATCTTTTGCGCTTTTGTAAGTGTTTTTATAATAGTATGATTCCAAGTTACTAAATGTGCGGTTCATATCCGCTTGTAGTTTACCCTCGGGGGTTAATTTTGCATTGATGTAAACTGTTTTCATGTTTTTTGTAAGCGAAGTTAAATTTACCCATTTTTCGCTTACATTTGCATCCATCACATAACCTCTGTCCACTAAAAGTTCTACAGGGAGCATATTTATTCCTCCATATTTAGAAGAACCGTCTAAATAAACGTTTTTACCTTCTGAAGTTTGTACTCCAACCAAATATGTACTTAATTTATCGATGGAGGGATAAGTATAAGGTAATCTTCCGTATGAACGCTGGCTTATTAATATCGGATAGGCGTTAAATCCGGCATCTTTTAAAGCTCTGATAAGGAGTGAATTGATTTGCGCGTTTGTTCCTGTTCCTTTCTTAACAGCATCTTTTGGCTCATTGTCCCAAAAAGCGTAATTATCGTTCCATTTTACGTTTTTCTTAATAAATGCGTATATGGTTTCAATTTTGTCCATTTCATTGGTTTTGTCAGCTAATAATGTTTTTAGCTCATCTTTATATGGACTTGATTTATTGATGTTGGACACGAAATCCGTTTTTTCTTTCAGTGTTTTTTCAATATTTTCCCACGTGCTGGTATAAGGTCTGTAAAAGTCGCGAGGGAAGTTTGTGCCGTTTAATTCAAATGTTACTGCCGACCTGAAATCATCTTTATCCCAAACATACGGTTCATCTTTTAAAGCCGGAACATCTGTCATACTGTACGTCATATCTTTACAGGTACAAGATACGGTATAAATTTGTCCATCGTCAATTATACTAAAATTCTGGGTTCCATCTTTTTTTTCTGCATTTATTTTCTCGTATCCTCTTGTTTCCACGTTATAGATAAAATATTCCGGAATTCTTACTTCGTATTGGATGTTCATAATGGGAATATCTTCCTGCATATATTGGTCGGGAACATCGCCATAACGATCAGATATAATTTTATATTTATATTCGATAACCGAACCAACTTTAGCGTTGGGAATTGTAAATTTTTCGCGGAAGTAGTTTTTACGGATATTTTCTTCAAAGATGTATTTTTTTTCCAATTTTGATTTCACGATTTTTCCGTTTTCCAAGTTATATGCAAAAGCTTCTAATCCTACAATTTGATCTCGATATTGATTGTTTTCTTCATAATATGGAATAACTATCGTGGCTTCGTCTGTTCCTTCTTGTTTGAGAATTTTTATTTTTTTTCTTATTTCCGTAATTGTCTTGAAACCATTACTATAGTCGTAATAGGTACTACCAAAATTGTAAATAACAACAGCCACA
The genomic region above belongs to uncultured Paludibacter sp. and contains:
- a CDS encoding Transglutaminase Domain-Containing Protein, whose amino-acid sequence is MKRTFIFSIFIITSLSVFCKEVELLYNVLLIPDSLTKNAFAVVRENDIKFEYETLKKGTYTEKEVITVLKERGKSYANFHYPGDKYRTLADFSGKIYDAMGNLVSKIKKSDVQSTQWSQYLASDDLNYFYTCEPSSYPFTVVYEYTVDFKNGILSFPPFFPQRSSDISVQSANYTLVVPQNTKIISKNFNIAPFEKSTNKNSDSYSWKVKNLKAIEDEPYMPHADSFLPLVYMRPQNFIYDDVAGEITDWNSMGKWESSLLNGRQVLTDATKAKIKELTARASTDKEKVKILYDYLGQTTHYQNISLGIGGYQPMPAAEVCKVGFGDCKGLTNYLRAMLQSIGIKSYYTTIRMSEELKNVYTDFANFNQFNHIILQVPLQDETLWLECTNPEVPFGFIHNGIAGHQALVETENGGNLVRLPDYPDSLNVDKNIAEIKLSADGKAEVKTTNTFYVKKYDDYSYFTKLKHSEQIDLTRKFINLPTANISNVSYTEDKSALPSISVLFDWSTPLYGNKTGTRLFIPVNPLRKSNEKLKKNKRIFDIEIMNGYVNEDSLLVEIPDNFEIEGMPSPVNYTCPFGSFSSKVNISGNKINIYQKFTLNHGYWKAEKYQSLLDLFDKVSAGYKSKIILKSK
- a CDS encoding Aspartate kinase homoserine dehydrogenase, with the translated sequence MKVIKFGGTSVGSVEGILSVKKIAESQQEPVIVVVSALSKVTDQLYKTAKLASEGNPEYLAELTEMTERHFKMVEDVVPAEKKEKAIREIKECLADLSNIFRGIFLIKDISIRINDTIVSYGEVISSLIVSNVIDGAVHFDSREYIKTYNQFDKHIVDFPVTNKLIEKTFAELPKISVCGGFISTDVNTGFTTNLGRGGSDYTAAILAATLNATKLEIWTDVDGFMTADPKVISNTYVIEKLSFSEATELCNFGAKVIFPPTIFPVYHKNIPVEIKNTFNPEAKGTYISSEKEDVRKEDARAIKGISSINDTSLITIHGLGMVGVIGVNYRIFRALAKNGISVFMVSQASSENSTSIGVREADSKLAVEVLRKEFTNEIQQGEIHEIFSEDNLATVAIVGDKMKRTPGIAGKLFGTLGRNGINVIACAQGASETNISFVTDRSVLRKALNVIHDSFFLSEYKVLNLFIVGVGTVGSNLINQIKKQQQKLMVENGLKINIAGIASSTKMLLNRHGIELENCIEDLKTNGEKSSTKLLRDAILEMNIFNSVFVDCTASEEVAALYQTMLEKNISVVTANKIAASSEYEKYAQLKDISRQRGVKFLFETNVGAGLPIINTMNNLTNSGDHILKMEAVVSGTLNFIFNTISSEIPLSKTIRMAKDAGFSEPDPRIDLSGKDVIRKLVILAREAGFRVEQDDVGKNLFIPQKYFEGSLDDFWKNITELDKEFEEKRKKLDAGGMRWRFVATMDKGKCSVGLKAINNLHPFYDLQGSNNIVSITTERYNEFPMIIKGYGAGAGVTAAGVFADIISIANIR
- a CDS encoding Transglutaminase; protein product: MKKTFLLTFLFIAFISKGVSQNFSLKYGNVTNDELKMKTYDKDTSAVAVVIYNFGSTYYDYSNGFKTITEIRKKIKILKQEGTDEATIVIPYYEENNQYRDQIVGLEAFAYNLENGKIVKSKLEKKYIFEENIRKNYFREKFTIPNAKVGSVIEYKYKIISDRYGDVPDQYMQEDIPIMNIQYEVRIPEYFIYNVETRGYEKINAEKKDGTQNFSIIDDGQIYTVSCTCKDMTYSMTDVPALKDEPYVWDKDDFRSAVTFELNGTNFPRDFYRPYTSTWENIEKTLKEKTDFVSNINKSSPYKDELKTLLADKTNEMDKIETIYAFIKKNVKWNDNYAFWDNEPKDAVKKGTGTNAQINSLLIRALKDAGFNAYPILISQRSYGRLPYTYPSIDKLSTYLVGVQTSEGKNVYLDGSSKYGGINMLPVELLVDRGYVMDANVSEKWVNLTSLTKNMKTVYINAKLTPEGKLQADMNRTFSNLESYYYKNTYKSAKDSADYIEKFETKNNLKIDSLQITGIDLLSNTSQERMVFTKDFEINGDFIYLNPMLFTHISENKFTQSDRKLPIEFPYPEVYNYYANIQIPEDYAVSELPKSSRILLNDNQGKCTYMIGQVGNMIQINYKFELNQILYPTTDYPMIRDFWGQVATKNNEMIVLKKL
- a CDS encoding Pentapeptide repeat protein is translated as MNYIENQTFEKINSAEKPLEKGEYENCRFLNCDFSQANLNDFIFIDCEFSGCNFSLARTTKTAFREVKFKECNLLGVRFDECNTFGIKFEFEKCRLNQASFYQLKIKNTKFKDCQLVETDFTEVDLTNSLFDNCDLSETVFDYTNLEKTDFKTAYNYSIDPETSNIHHAKFSVSEIAGLLYKYNIEIVK